The genomic segment ACCGACGGCACGTCGCGCCTGCGGTTGTTGTGCTCGGGCCTAGGCCAAGCACGTGCAGGAAGATGAACACCAGAAACGTCGTGCAAAGGAGCGTCAGAAGCGTCAGAAACCCGCGGGGTACCGGTGAAAATGCTTGTCTGCATGGGAAAATTGCTTCTGACGATCCCCTGACGCACGAGCGTCAGAAATGGCTGGGAGAGCGTCAGACGCGTCAGAAGGACGCAGGGGCTGGGGCGTGGTTGCGGCGCTGGTCGGGTGCGCACCGGGCTGCCCGTGTGTGCGCGAGGGGGCTGTATGGAGGGCGAACGCGGGGTCGAGACGGTGGTTATCCTGCCCGTGTGTGCGCGAGGGGGCTGACGTCGGAGCGGACATGGGATTAAGACAACGATGCCCATCCTGCTCGCATGTGCGCGAGGGGGCTGACGTCAGCGTGGATGCGGGGTCACGAGGGCGGCCGTCCTGCCCAGGCGTGCTCGAGGGGGCTGACGCCGCCGGGATGGTGCTGACTCCTGCAGGGTGCTGCACACCAGAAACGTGCTGCAAAGGAGCGTCAGAAGCGTCAGAAACGTCAGAAACCACGGGAAGATCCGCGTCGGCATGCGGAAATTGCTTCTGACGCTCCCCTGCGTCAAGTGCGTCAGAAACGACGGTGGGTGCGTCAGACGTGTCAGAAGGCCAGGCCGTCGGCTGTGCCGACCGTGTGTGCGCCTCCGTTGGCGGACGGCTGTGCGATTGGGCTATGAGCCGGGCGGGTCGCGGATGGAGGCAGCCGCTGCAATGGGCGGCCGGTGCTGGGCTGTGCCGGCCGCGCGTGCGCCTCCGCGGGCGCGCGGCTGGACGGCGGTCACCGGCGTCATGCCTGGTTGCCGGCGGGGACGCAGGCGGCGTGGGCCGTGAGATGGGCGTGGTCGGGGATGGTGGCAGCATGACGTACCGGTCGTGATGAGCAAACTGGTAGAATGATGGGTGAAGCCGCCGTCTGACCAAGGGGAGATGCCGACGAAGCCGCCCCGGACGTCGCTGAGGCTGACCCGAAGGCCCCGCAAGCGCAAGACGGAGCTGGATGACGACCGACCGCTTGACCCCAGCGAAATCAATGTGGACAAGTGGGTCAATGACATCCTCGTCTTTGAGACCGTTGGCTACGACCTGGTCTCGGAGGATGCGCGCCGCCGCATGCGTCTCCCTCCTTCTTCCTGACGCGCACCTGAGCAGCCCAGTGCCCCGCTCCGGCAGCGCGTCACCGGGGCGCCGTGGAACGGGTGCGCTGCTGCCCGCATGCCCGCAGGCCACAGGGCGGTTCTGAACGCGATGGCCAGGGGCTGTGCGTACCACGGGCACGGCCTGTGCTGTGCTGCACGTGCGTTCATGGCGGCAGGTGATGGCGCGGGCGAGGTGCGTGCCACGTGGGCAATACGCGGCATGATGCACGCAACAGCGTGCTTGTGGCTTCCATGCCGAAGCGATGTGCGTCACGCGTGCGACACGCGGCGTGCTGCACGGTGACGGCGCCGCGTGCTCGACTGCCACGTGCCCTCTGGCCACTGCTCGCGGCGCACCGGACGCGACCGCGCTGCCGTCTGCGGTCACGGCTGCGGGCCGCGCCGCACTGGGCACGAGGAGGGGCAAGGATCTCGACCGTTCGCTGCAGCGCGTGCTGCGGGCCGCTGTGCCTGGCGAGGGGAGTGGCACGGCTGGCGCGCTTCCCTGTGCTCGCGCTCCGTGGTTGCGCGTCGCGGCGAGGCATTCGTGGTGCACGTTTGACCAAACGAGAACGCTGCCTGTATACTGCGCCGTAGTCTGCGACGACCGCGGTTGCGAGGCAGAAGCGTTCGGACGTGAGGAGGGAGCACACAGGATGATGCGGCGGCAGCGTCTGCGGCTGTCACTGGTTGGCTTGCTCTGCGCGCTTGGTCTGGTGGTTGCGGCCTGCGGTGGCGCGGCAACGCCGACTCCGGCCACCGGCGCCGCTGGGAGTGCTGCGTCGCCGACCAAGGCGACGTCGGCGACAACGGCGACCACCCCAGCTGCGGCGAGCACGACGAGCTCCGGCGGCCAGGCAGCAAGCGGTGACGTGATCAAGATCGGCGTCGTCCTGCCGATTACCGGGAGCGAGGCGAAGCCTGGGCAGTACCAGAAAGAAGGTATCGAGCTCGCCGTCAAGCAGATCAACGACCAGGGCGGCGTCATGGTCAAGAGCCTGGGCAAGAAGCTGCCGATCCAGATCGTCTTCTACGACGATGGGTCGGATCAGGCGAAGTCGGCGTCGCTTGTCGAACGGGCGATGAGTTCCGATAAGGTGGTCGCGGTGATCGGCGGCTACTCGACGGCGCTTGGGCAAGCGGAGTCGGTGATGGCTGACCGCTATCAAACCGTCTGGATCACGCCCGGTGCCGCGGCCAGCTCCATCTTTGCCCAGGGGTACCAGTGGATCTTTGGGACGCTCAGCCCGGTCGATCAGCTGGGCTATACCACGATGCAGTTCCTCGGCTGGCTCGTCGATCAGGGCAAGCTCCAGAAGGGGCTCAAGATCGCGCTGGTCGTTGAGAACACCGATCACGGCGTCGACTACGTCAACGGCATCCAGCAGTGGATCAAGGAGCACCCCGGCTACTTCACCGTCGTCCTGAACGAGAAGTTCGAACTCAACAGCACGGACTTCTCCGGCCTGCTCCAGAAGGTGCAAGCGGCCAATGCTGACATCTTCCTCTCCGATGCTCACCTGCCGGACTATATCACCATGCAGCGGCAGTACACGCAGCTTGGCCTGCACCATCAGATGATCAGCTACGGCGCACGTGGGCCGGAAGCCGACGCGCGCAAGGCCCTTGGTGATGCGGTGAACTACATCTTCGCCGGTATCTGGTGGTCGTCGAGCCTCCCCTACCCTCAGGTGAAGCAGTTCGTGCAAGACTACACCGCTTTCACGGGCCATGCGCCGGACTCCTGGTATGCCGCGCCGGCCTATGAAGCCGTACGCGCGCTCGCGGCCGCGATCGAGCAGGCTGGCTCGCTCGACCACAAAGCGATCCGCGATGCGCTGCGCCAGGTCGATCTCAAGCCGTCCTTGCTGCCCGGGCAGGAATTGAAGTTCCAGCAGAACGGGCAGGTGAAGACCCCGTTCGTCATTGTGCAGAACAAGCCGGGCGGCAAGGTCGACATCGTCTACCCGCAGGACTCGGCGACGGGTGATCCCGTGGCGCCGATCCCGCGCTCGTAGTACTAGGGACGTGACACGGTGAGTGCGGCGCAGTTTGTCAACCTGCTGGTCGCGGCCCTACTCCTGGCGGGCGTCTACGCCATCATGTCCTACGGGCTGGCGCTGGCCTATGGCGTCATGAAGCTGGTGAACCTGGCGCATGCCGGCTTCATGATGCTCGGCGCGTACCTGACGCTCGAGGCCTTTCGCCGGCTCGGGCTCGACCCCTTGCTCGGGGCCATTGTGACCGCTGGCGTGCTCTGGCTCGTCGGCATGGGGGTGTACTGGCTGCTGGTGCGGCACGTGCCGACGAGCGATGAGCCGACGTTGCCGTCGCTCCTGCTGCTGTTCGGCGTGTGGCTCGTGCTCCAGAACATCGGCTACCTTCTCTGGGGGACGCAAGACCAGGCGATCCTCACGCCGCGCACGCTCCAGACGATCCGGCTGGGGCCGGTGACGCTGCCAGTCGTGCGCGTGCTGGTCTTCCTGGTCGCGCTGGTCGGCCTGGCGGTGCTCCACCTCGTGCTTGGGCGCACGTGGTTCGGCCGGGCGGTGCGTGCCCTGACGCAGAACCGGCAGGCCAGCCGCATCGTCGGCATCGACGTCGGGCGCACGGCGATGCTCGCGTTCGGCGCGAGTACGGCTTTCTCCGGGCTGGCTGGGGGGCTGCTCGCCACGCTCTACTCGTTCAACCCCGACTTTGGTGGGCCGTTCCTGCTGCGCTCATTCGTGATCATCGTGCTCGGGGGATTGGAATCGTTTGCGGGGGTGGCCCTGGGCGGGCTTGTCCTGGCCCTGCTTGAGACGTTCAGCGTGCTCGTCATCCCCGCTGGCTATCAGCTCGCGCTCTCGTTTGGCCTGCTGGTCGTGGCCTTGCTGGTGTTGCCCGGCGGGCTGCCGAGCCTCTTTGCCTGGCGGAGGCGCCTATGAGTTCGACGAAGTCGCAGGCGGTCGCGCCCGCCGCTGTTGGCGTCTCCTGGCAGTCGTGGGTGCGGCAGGCTGCGCCGATGGTGCTGGCCGGTGTGGCTGGGGCAGTCATCCCCCTGCTCCGTGGTGATCCGAACACGATCCGCCTGCTCTTCATCGCCTACGTCTGGGTCATCACGAGCATCGCCTGGAACATTCTCGGCGGCTTCACCGGCCAGGTCTCCTTCGGCTTTGCCGTCTTCTACGGCCTCGGCGCCTACACCACCGCGCTGCTGATCACGCGCGCCAGCCTCCACCCCTACCTCGCCTATCTTGCTGGCGGCGTGCTGGCCGCGCTGGCCTCGCTGGTCATCGGCGTGCCGGCCTTCCGCCTGCGTGGCCCGTACTTTGCCATCGCGACCATTGGCGTCAGTGAGACGGTGCGCGTGATTGCCAACAACCTCAAGCTGACAGGGGGCGCCAGTGGGTTCCGGGTCGTCGAGCGCCGGCCGTTCAACCAGCTCGAGCACTACTACGTTGCCCTACTCGTCGCGCTCGGCGCGCTGGCGCTGACGCTCGTGCTCGCGCGGACGCGTGCCGGGCTGGCGATGCGGGCCGTGCGCGATGACCAGGATGCGGCGGCGGCGGTTGGCATCGACCCCTTCCGCTGGAAGCTCATCGCCCACGCGCTCGCCGCGCTGCTCACTGGCATCGCGGGCGGCGTGTTTGCGCGCTATGCTGCTTTCATCCACCCCGGGGGCGTCTTCGCCTTCCAGACGGGCGTGGCCATCCTGCTCATGCCGGTCATTGGCGGGTTAGGAACACTCTGGGGGCCGGTCTTCGGCGGCTTGATCTACGGCATCGTCCAGGAGCAGCTGATCGCCCGCTTCCCCCAGATCCACCTGCTGCTGTATGGCATCCTGCTCATCCTCATTATCCTCTTTGAGCCGGGCGGGCTTGTTGGCCTCGCGCGTCGCGTGCAGCGCCGCCTCAGTGCCGGTCGTGGGAGGGGGAGCTGATGCTACGCCTCGCGCCACTCCTCCGCGTTGAGCAGGTCACGCGGGTCTTCGGGGGCCTCGTCGCGGTGCGCGATGTCTCGCTCGACGTCTTCCCCGGCGAAATCCTCGGCCTCATTGGCCCCAACGGCGCCGGCAAAACCACGCTGTTCTCGATGATCGCCGGTGCGCTGCGTCCCACGCGCGGGCGGATCCTGTTCGAAGGGCACGACGTGACGCGCCTGGCGATCCAGCAGCGGGTCGCGCGTGGCATTGTGCGCACGCACCAGATTCCACGGCCCTTCCGGTCGATGACCGTCTTCGACAATGTGCTGGCCGCCGCTGCCTTCGGCCGAGCCGGCAGCCGCGATGCCCATCGCCGGGCCATGGAGAGCCTCGCGTTCGTCGGCCTGGCTGACCTCGCGCGTGCGCCAGCTGATGGCCTCTCCGTCGGCAACCAGAAGCGGCTGGAGCTGGCACGGGCGCTGGCGGCACAGCCACGTCTGCTGCTGCTTGACGAGATCGGCGGTGGGCTGACCGAGCAGGAGCTCGCCACCATTCTCGACGTCATCCGCCGTATCCGCGCCCAGGAAGGGGTGACGGTGCTGTACATTGAACATAATATGCGCGCGGTCATGGCCGTGAGCGACCGCGTTGTCGCCCTCGATGGGGGGCAAAAGATCGCTGAGGGGACGCCCGAGCAGGTGCAGCGCGACCCGGCGGTGATCGAGGCCTATCTTGGTCAGCCAGTTGATGGGCAGGGCTAAGATGAACGCCACCACCGTGCCGTTGCTCAGCCTCACGGACATCGCTGCGGGCTACGGCGAGACGCAAGTGCTCTGGGGCGTGTCGCTGGCAGTGCGCGGCGGGCAGGTCACGGCGCTCCTTGGCCCCAACGGCGCCGGCAAGACGACCACGCTCCGCGTCATCGCCGGCCTCCTCCCCGCGTGGGGAGGCACGCTGACGTTTGACGGCCAGGACATCACCCGTCTGCCGCCGCACGAGCGCGTCGACCGCGGCATCGTCCTCGTGCCGGAGGGGCGGCAGCTCTGGCCGCGCATGACGGTCGAGGAGAACCTGCTCCTGGGGGCTTATCGGCCACACCTACGGGCGCGGATTCCCCAGAACCTTGAGCGCGTCTACACGCTCTTCCCGCGCCTTGCTGAGCGTCGGCGGCAGCTGGCTGGCACGCTCTCGGGCGGCGAGCAGCAGATGGTCGCCCTCGGCCGGGGCATGATGGCCGAGCCACGCGTGCTCTTGCTCGACGAGCCCTCGCTCGGCCTCGCGCCGCGGGTCGTCGCCGATATGTTTGCCGTCATCCGCGCCATTGCCGAGCAGGGGGTGACCATCCTCCTCGTCGAGCAGGCAGTGACGAACGCGCTGGCAGTTGCCCAGTACGGCTACGTCCTTGAGACCGGCCGGATTGTGCTGGAAGGCGAGACCGCTCAGCTCCGCGCCAACCCACACGTCCAGCAGGCCTATCTCGGCGTGCTCCCCACCTAGGGGGCCTCGCCGAACCGCACACGCGCTAGCTGCTGACGCCGCCATAGTGGCGAGCGGCTCACGCACTGGCCGTGGCGCCATCGCGCGCAGCCTCGAGGGCAGCGCGAGCCCAGCGCTGCTGGCCAGGATCAGCGCCGACTGGCCAGCCGGGAGCGCCGGGTGGGAACGGGCGTGTTCGCACGGTTGACAGCGCGCCATTCAATGTCCGCCATGCCCTACCTGAGTAGGCCGGTGGGAACGGCTACGTTCTCGCGGTTGACGGCGCTCCAGCGGTCACGCCTGGCACACAAAAGGCCGTGCACCTGGTGTGGGTTACCAGGTGCACGACGCGTGGAGCAGAGCGGTTGGGCGTTAGGCAGTGGCTGCTGTGGAGTCAGCCTCGCTCGCTTCCAGCTCAGCAGCCTGAATCAGTGCGCGGAGCCCGAGCCCGATGTGCAGGGCAATGCCGATGAGCGATGCCGCGATCAGGACGCCGCCGACGACGACGTCGTTAATCGTCGCATGCGTCCAGTGCGCGCCACGGGGCTGGGTATTGAGTGCGGCCGGGGCAATGATCATCCAGATCCCCGCGGCGAGCGTCAGCACGAGGGTGATGATGCCTGGTGAGAGCAATCGCGTCTTCATCCTTGCTGCCCTCCGATCTGGGTGGTCACCGGTTGCTGGCTGTTGCTGCCCGAGCGGGCCTGGCGGCGCTCAGCCAGTTCGGCGGCGAGCGTCGTGGCCAGCAGCGCCATCGTCCGCTCAAGCTCGTCGTGGTAGGGCGAACCCGCGGCCGCTGGCGCCGCCGGCTGGGGCGCAGCCGCAGCTGGCTGGCCAACCCAGGCCGGCATCTGCGGCACTGGCTGCGGCCGTGGCTTCAGCACGCCGGCCGCGCGCAGCTCGCCGACCACCGAGAGCGAGAACAGGACGATCCCGATGACCGACAGGATCACCACAGCAAGGCCGGTCCAGAAGTCGTTCTTCGTCGCGTCCGTCCAGCTCCCGCCGTTCTGATAGCCGATCGCAAACGGTGCGACCATCAGCCAGGCACCCGCCAGCCCTGTCACGAGGCTCGCCGCGATGCCCCAGAGGTGTCGGCCGATCGCGACCGGACGTCGTCGTGCCATATCCTGCCTCCTTTCCCCTCACTTGCCTTCCGTTACTCACGCGTTGGTTCGCGCAGTGGCTGCGTCATGAACACGGCGCTCGTGGCGTTCGCGCCGTTCACCGTCACGCCGTTCCCGTTGAATGAACCCGCCTCATGGGCATTCCCGTTGCCGTTCACGGCCTGCGGTGACGCGTAGCGCAGGAGCAGCGTCACCGCCGCTGGCTCAAGGAGTTCTTCGGCAACGTGTCGCGCGCGTTCGACCGGGCTGGCCGTCGGCGGCAGCTGGCCATCAGCGAGCGTGGCAAGTGCCTCAACCAAGTCAGGGTCGGGGTTCGGCTGCTTGGCTTCACGTGCGATCAGGGCCAGCGTCAGCCCGAGCAGTGCAGCGGCGCGCCCGTCCCGCCGTGCCGGAACCGCCGGCGCCTCGGCGGACATGCCGTCAGCTGGCACCCCGCCTTCGCCGAGCCCAGCAGTGCTTGCGCCGTGCGTCCGCCGCAGCGGAATCTCCGGCAGGAAGAGCGTCGTGACGAAGCTCAGCACCATCGCGATCGCGCTGATCAGGAACAGGCTGGTGATGGCGACCGAGAGGCTTTCGCGCAGCGCCTGCATGAACTGGGTGTAGAGCTGCAGCCCCTGCGGGCCAAACGCCGCAAACGCCTGCTGGATTTGCCGCGCCGCTTCTGGCGACTGGAGCGCCTGCGGATTCTGCGTCAGCAGGTGCAGCCGGTCGGCGGGGATCATCGTCTTGAGGGCCGCTGGCAGCCGGTTGTTGATCTCGTGCTGGAAGCGGTTGGTCATCAGCGTGCCGAGCACGGCCACGCCGATCGTGCCGCCGATCGAGCGGAAGAACTGCAGGTTCGCCGTCACTTCACCGAGCTTCTGCAACGGGAACGCGTTCTGGACAACGATCGTGAAGAGGCTCATCAGCACGCCGATGCCGAGA from the Thermorudis peleae genome contains:
- a CDS encoding amino acid ABC transporter substrate-binding protein; protein product: MMRRQRLRLSLVGLLCALGLVVAACGGAATPTPATGAAGSAASPTKATSATTATTPAAASTTSSGGQAASGDVIKIGVVLPITGSEAKPGQYQKEGIELAVKQINDQGGVMVKSLGKKLPIQIVFYDDGSDQAKSASLVERAMSSDKVVAVIGGYSTALGQAESVMADRYQTVWITPGAAASSIFAQGYQWIFGTLSPVDQLGYTTMQFLGWLVDQGKLQKGLKIALVVENTDHGVDYVNGIQQWIKEHPGYFTVVLNEKFELNSTDFSGLLQKVQAANADIFLSDAHLPDYITMQRQYTQLGLHHQMISYGARGPEADARKALGDAVNYIFAGIWWSSSLPYPQVKQFVQDYTAFTGHAPDSWYAAPAYEAVRALAAAIEQAGSLDHKAIRDALRQVDLKPSLLPGQELKFQQNGQVKTPFVIVQNKPGGKVDIVYPQDSATGDPVAPIPRS
- a CDS encoding branched-chain amino acid ABC transporter permease, which translates into the protein MSAAQFVNLLVAALLLAGVYAIMSYGLALAYGVMKLVNLAHAGFMMLGAYLTLEAFRRLGLDPLLGAIVTAGVLWLVGMGVYWLLVRHVPTSDEPTLPSLLLLFGVWLVLQNIGYLLWGTQDQAILTPRTLQTIRLGPVTLPVVRVLVFLVALVGLAVLHLVLGRTWFGRAVRALTQNRQASRIVGIDVGRTAMLAFGASTAFSGLAGGLLATLYSFNPDFGGPFLLRSFVIIVLGGLESFAGVALGGLVLALLETFSVLVIPAGYQLALSFGLLVVALLVLPGGLPSLFAWRRRL
- a CDS encoding branched-chain amino acid ABC transporter permease, whose translation is MSSTKSQAVAPAAVGVSWQSWVRQAAPMVLAGVAGAVIPLLRGDPNTIRLLFIAYVWVITSIAWNILGGFTGQVSFGFAVFYGLGAYTTALLITRASLHPYLAYLAGGVLAALASLVIGVPAFRLRGPYFAIATIGVSETVRVIANNLKLTGGASGFRVVERRPFNQLEHYYVALLVALGALALTLVLARTRAGLAMRAVRDDQDAAAAVGIDPFRWKLIAHALAALLTGIAGGVFARYAAFIHPGGVFAFQTGVAILLMPVIGGLGTLWGPVFGGLIYGIVQEQLIARFPQIHLLLYGILLILIILFEPGGLVGLARRVQRRLSAGRGRGS
- a CDS encoding ABC transporter ATP-binding protein, whose translation is MLRLAPLLRVEQVTRVFGGLVAVRDVSLDVFPGEILGLIGPNGAGKTTLFSMIAGALRPTRGRILFEGHDVTRLAIQQRVARGIVRTHQIPRPFRSMTVFDNVLAAAAFGRAGSRDAHRRAMESLAFVGLADLARAPADGLSVGNQKRLELARALAAQPRLLLLDEIGGGLTEQELATILDVIRRIRAQEGVTVLYIEHNMRAVMAVSDRVVALDGGQKIAEGTPEQVQRDPAVIEAYLGQPVDGQG
- a CDS encoding ABC transporter ATP-binding protein; this translates as MNATTVPLLSLTDIAAGYGETQVLWGVSLAVRGGQVTALLGPNGAGKTTTLRVIAGLLPAWGGTLTFDGQDITRLPPHERVDRGIVLVPEGRQLWPRMTVEENLLLGAYRPHLRARIPQNLERVYTLFPRLAERRRQLAGTLSGGEQQMVALGRGMMAEPRVLLLDEPSLGLAPRVVADMFAVIRAIAEQGVTILLVEQAVTNALAVAQYGYVLETGRIVLEGETAQLRANPHVQQAYLGVLPT